The nucleotide sequence GCCGGCGGCGGCTTGTCGACGACCAGCAGGTTATCGATGCCCAGCAGCGCGAACTGCGCCATCACCTGCCGGCGCGCGCCCTCGCCGATCGACAGCATGGCGATGACCGCCGCCACGCCGAAGACGATGCCCAGGGTGGTCAGCAGCGAGCGCAGGCGGTGGGCCGCGAGGCCCGCCACGCCGACGCGCGCCGTCTGCAGCAGGGGCATGCTCAGGGCTTCGCCTCCCGCGCCGCGTCCGGGTCGGGGGCCGCCGGCAGCGGCTGCTGCGGGTCCCGCAGCGAGACCGTCTCGCCCGCCTCCAGGCCGGACTCGATCACCACGAAGTCGTCGCTGCGCTCCCCGAGCGTCACCGGCCGCGCCGCGACGCGGCCGTCGACCGCGAAGACCACGCTGCCGCCGTCGCGCTCGAAGACCGCCTCCAGCGGCACGGTCACCACGTCGGCCAGGCGCGCGACGATGATCCGGCACTGGGCGGTCATGCCGGGGCGCAGGTCGCCGGCCGCGCCCTCGATGAAGACGTCGACGTCGAAGACCTTGACCTTGGCCTCGCCCTCGGCCCGCGCGAGCGTGGCGATGCGCGTGACCTTGCCACGGAACTCCAGGCCGGCCAGGGCGTCGACCGTGACGACCACCTCCTGGTCCACGGCGATCTGCCGCACGTCGATCTCGTTGACCCGCGTGCGCACCTGCATCTGCGAGAGGTCGGGCAGGTCGATCAGCTCCATGCCGGGCCAGGCCTGGTCGCCGACCTTGATCTTGCCCCCGCGGAAGCTCTTGTAGACGACCAGCCCGGGCTCCGGCGCCGTGATCGTCAGCGACGCGAGCGCCTCGCGCGCCTGCGCCATCTGCATCTCGGCGTTGCGCACGTCGTACTGGGCCTTGGCCAGTTCGGCCTCGGCGATGATCCGCTGGGCGGCCAGCCGGTCTCCGGCCTCGCGCAGCGACAGCTCGGCCTTCTTCAGCTCCAGCTCCTGCTCGCGGCGGCGCACCTCGGCCTCGAAGGCCATCAGGTCGTAGCGCAGCCGGGTCTGCTCGTAGCCGTACTCCTGGTTCAGGCGCGCGCTCTCCAGCTCCGCGAGGCGCTGGTCGATCTCGGCCCGCCGCCGCGCCAGCTCGGCCCGCGCGTTCAGCAGCGAGTTCTCGACCTGGTCGAGCTGCTGGCTGGTCGTGGTCTGGTCGAGCTGGACCAGGAAGTCGCCCTCCTTGACCACGCTGCCCTCGGGCGCCATCTGCGCGATCTGCACCGCGTCCCACGAGAACCCCGTGCGCTGGCGGGAGACGCTGCGGCTTTTGACGGCCTCCACCTGGCCGACGGTGGCCACGTCGATGACAAGTTCACCCCGCGTCGCGATGGCGGTCACCAGCGCGTCCGGACGCCGGCGCGAGCCCAGGGCCAGGATCGCCGCCAGCAGCAGCGCCGCCGGGACAGCGACCGTCAGGATGCGTCGACGGGACGGGATGGTCATTCTTCCTCTTTCGGGGGCGCGGCGACCAGTTCGGTGCCGGCGGGCAGTCCGGTGCCGTCGGCCGCGCCCGACGCCACCGCCACGGTCATCGCCGTCACGGCGACGGGCCGCACCGGCTGCGGCCGCGGCCAGCTGGCGCGAGGGTAGACCAGCCACTCGCCGTCGCGCTCGACCACCGCGGAGCGCGGCACGAGCACGGCGTCGGCGACCTCGCCGAGCCCGATCTCCACGATGGCCGTCATCCCCGGCCGCAGCCGCGGGTCCGACCCGTCGATGCGGGCCACGGTCGCGAACCCGCGCACGCCGGTGCCCGTCTCCAGCTCCGCGGCCAGGCGGGCGACGCTCTCGATGCGGCCGGTGAAGACCGCTTCGGGGTACGCCTCCAAGCGCAGCGTCACCGGCAGGCCGGTCGCCACGCGGTGGCGGTCCACCTCGTGCACCATCATGGTCACCTGCATCGCCGACAGGTCCGGGATCTGGATGATGGGCCGCCAGGGATCGATCGCGTCGCCGACCCGGGGCTTGGTGCGCTTGCCCTGGCGGTCCTCCTGCTCGAGGTAGACCACCAGCCCCGGCAGCGGCGCCAGCAGCGACCTGGCCCGCCGCCGCTCCAGCAGCGACGCCCGCTCGGTGCGCGCGTCGTCCAGTTCGAGGTCCGCCTTGGCCAGGGCCAGGCTGTCCAGCACCGCCTGCGCCACGAGCTTCGCGCGGGCTTCGTCCAGCGCGATGCGGGCGCGCTCGGCCGTCAACTGGGACTCCTGACGGCGGGTCTGCGATTCGAACTGCAGCTTGGTGAGCTGCAGCAGCGCCTGCTCGCGGCTCAGTTCGGCCATGGCCACCGCGTCGACCAGCGCCTGCCGCTGGCTGGACTGGCTGGCGACCGTCCCCTCCCGCTGGGCGTCGAGGTTGCGCAGGCGGTCCTCGACGTCGGCCAGGGGCCGCGCCAGGGAGCTGTCGTCGAAGCGCGCGACGGTGTCGCCCACCGCCACGACGGTCCCCTCGGGCGCCAGCTCGACGATGATCAGCGAGGTCTGCCAGTCCGGCGGCGGCCGCAGGTCCTGCGCGCGCACGGCGGCGATCTCGCCGGTCTCGACCATGACCAAGGGCAGCGTCCCGCGCTCGGCTC is from bacterium and encodes:
- a CDS encoding efflux RND transporter periplasmic adaptor subunit, whose translation is MTIPSRRRILTVAVPAALLLAAILALGSRRRPDALVTAIATRGELVIDVATVGQVEAVKSRSVSRQRTGFSWDAVQIAQMAPEGSVVKEGDFLVQLDQTTTSQQLDQVENSLLNARAELARRRAEIDQRLAELESARLNQEYGYEQTRLRYDLMAFEAEVRRREQELELKKAELSLREAGDRLAAQRIIAEAELAKAQYDVRNAEMQMAQAREALASLTITAPEPGLVVYKSFRGGKIKVGDQAWPGMELIDLPDLSQMQVRTRVNEIDVRQIAVDQEVVVTVDALAGLEFRGKVTRIATLARAEGEAKVKVFDVDVFIEGAAGDLRPGMTAQCRIIVARLADVVTVPLEAVFERDGGSVVFAVDGRVAARPVTLGERSDDFVVIESGLEAGETVSLRDPQQPLPAAPDPDAAREAKP
- a CDS encoding efflux RND transporter periplasmic adaptor subunit; the protein is MVETGEIAAVRAQDLRPPPDWQTSLIIVELAPEGTVVAVGDTVARFDDSSLARPLADVEDRLRNLDAQREGTVASQSSQRQALVDAVAMAELSREQALLQLTKLQFESQTRRQESQLTAERARIALDEARAKLVAQAVLDSLALAKADLELDDARTERASLLERRRARSLLAPLPGLVVYLEQEDRQGKRTKPRVGDAIDPWRPIIQIPDLSAMQVTMMVHEVDRHRVATGLPVTLRLEAYPEAVFTGRIESVARLAAELETGTGVRGFATVARIDGSDPRLRPGMTAIVEIGLGEVADAVLVPRSAVVERDGEWLVYPRASWPRPQPVRPVAVTAMTVAVASGAADGTGLPAGTELVAAPPKEEE